A region of Salirhabdus salicampi DNA encodes the following proteins:
- a CDS encoding metal ABC transporter ATP-binding protein has translation MNDALTVSSLHVSYHGNEAIKDINFSIEKGKLVGIIGPNGAGKSTLLKSLLGLIPIDKGNVKIFGENVDKVRKGISYVPQRNDIDWDFPITVLDAVLIGTYPKLGLFNRPKKKERIKAYECLQKVGMADFAKRQIGELSGGQQQRVFLARALAQESEIFFLDEPFVGVDISSENTIINVLKELRNEGKTVFVVHHDLSKAENYFDQLILINKELIEFGDVHQVFRPEVMVKAYKEQLSFLEEVGVSV, from the coding sequence ATGAATGATGCTTTAACCGTAAGCTCATTACATGTTTCCTATCACGGAAATGAAGCAATAAAAGACATAAACTTTTCCATAGAAAAAGGAAAACTTGTTGGAATAATCGGACCAAACGGTGCTGGAAAATCTACACTTCTTAAGTCTTTATTAGGCTTAATTCCAATCGATAAAGGAAACGTGAAAATATTTGGAGAGAACGTAGATAAAGTGAGAAAAGGAATTTCTTACGTGCCTCAACGTAACGACATTGATTGGGATTTTCCTATTACTGTGTTAGATGCCGTCTTAATTGGAACGTATCCGAAGCTTGGCCTCTTTAACCGTCCAAAAAAGAAGGAGCGAATAAAAGCATACGAATGTTTACAAAAAGTTGGAATGGCTGACTTTGCAAAACGACAAATTGGCGAGCTCTCTGGTGGGCAGCAGCAAAGGGTGTTTCTTGCACGGGCCCTAGCACAAGAATCGGAAATTTTCTTCCTTGACGAACCATTTGTAGGTGTTGATATTTCAAGTGAAAATACAATTATTAATGTATTAAAAGAATTACGAAATGAAGGAAAGACAGTCTTCGTTGTTCATCATGACTTAAGTAAGGCGGAAAACTACTTTGACCAACTTATACTTATCAATAAAGAATTGATTGAGTTCGGCGATGTTCACCAAGTATTCCGCCCTGAAGTTATGGTAAAAGCCTACAAAGAACAATTATCCTTCCTTGAAGAAGTTGGTGTTAGTGTATGA
- a CDS encoding H-type small acid-soluble spore protein: MDMQRAREIIESPDIINVTYNGEPIYIQNVNDNETATVYPLDDPQKEEEVPLNKLEEQ, from the coding sequence ATGGACATGCAACGTGCTCGTGAAATAATTGAATCACCTGACATTATTAATGTCACGTATAACGGAGAACCCATTTACATACAAAACGTAAATGATAATGAAACTGCAACCGTTTATCCGCTGGACGATCCTCAAAAAGAAGAAGAAGTACCACTAAATAAGTTAGAAGAGCAGTAA
- a CDS encoding MFS transporter, with translation MTKFKDYHRNIKVRIAHIFFSDIIAGAIMPFLAIYFANHYGAKVAGLLLLMNVCIGMFVGLYGGYYADLVGRKKLMVIAAVIRTIAFVVMAAANSPWMTSPELTYVMTILIGASFGLDGPAAEAMLIDITKPKERKGVFSLIYWSFNLAFTLGSIGGALMFQHYLFELLIFITVSTLIATLLIVFFIEETLKVKEAPKQKHVLKHMYTSYKEVASDKVFISFVLAGMLLQSLELHLENYIAVRLYAEMPEQSFFHFTFSGVEMLGFLKAENTIIVVLLTLYITRWITKYHEGRTLLSSIVVYTIGYSVVSYSNNIWVLFIFMFFATVGELMRVPIQQEYLASIPTEDKRSAYLAVNGMLFYGAMMISSMFITLGSFLSNEMMSAFIFGSGMVAFIILFRLIPDLELRKKSASQK, from the coding sequence ATGACAAAATTTAAGGATTATCACCGAAATATTAAAGTACGCATTGCTCACATTTTTTTCTCTGATATTATCGCCGGGGCAATTATGCCTTTCCTAGCTATATATTTTGCAAATCATTACGGTGCAAAAGTAGCAGGCCTTTTATTGCTTATGAATGTGTGCATTGGTATGTTCGTTGGCCTATATGGTGGTTATTATGCAGACTTAGTTGGTCGCAAAAAGTTAATGGTTATTGCAGCAGTTATTCGAACTATAGCTTTTGTTGTTATGGCTGCAGCTAATTCTCCATGGATGACATCACCAGAATTAACTTATGTAATGACGATTTTAATTGGGGCTTCTTTTGGCCTCGATGGCCCTGCAGCAGAAGCTATGTTAATTGATATTACAAAACCGAAGGAACGAAAAGGGGTCTTTTCATTAATATATTGGAGCTTTAATTTAGCCTTTACTCTTGGAAGTATTGGAGGCGCCCTAATGTTCCAACATTATTTATTTGAATTGCTAATTTTCATTACAGTATCAACATTAATAGCAACCCTTCTCATAGTTTTCTTTATTGAAGAAACTTTAAAAGTAAAAGAAGCACCTAAACAAAAACACGTTTTAAAACATATGTATACAAGCTATAAGGAAGTAGCTAGTGATAAAGTATTTATTTCCTTTGTCCTCGCTGGAATGTTATTGCAATCTTTGGAACTTCATTTAGAAAATTATATTGCTGTGCGTTTATATGCTGAAATGCCCGAACAATCGTTTTTCCACTTTACATTCAGCGGGGTAGAAATGCTCGGATTTCTAAAAGCAGAAAATACTATCATTGTCGTACTTTTAACACTATACATTACGAGATGGATTACAAAATATCATGAAGGTAGAACTTTATTATCTTCAATTGTTGTCTATACAATAGGATATTCAGTAGTTAGTTACTCCAATAACATATGGGTGTTATTTATTTTTATGTTTTTTGCAACGGTCGGGGAGCTAATGCGTGTACCGATTCAGCAGGAATACTTAGCAAGCATACCTACAGAAGATAAACGGAGTGCCTATTTAGCCGTTAACGGAATGTTGTTTTACGGAGCCATGATGATTAGTTCCATGTTTATCACATTAGGATCTTTCTTAAGTAATGAAATGATGAGCGCATTCATTTTCGGATCAGGAATGGTAGCTTTTATTATCTTATTTAGGCTCATACCTGACTTGGAATTACGGAAAAAATCAGCTAGTCAAAAGTGA
- a CDS encoding carbon starvation CstA family protein, protein MSGIVLAAIGMLVFALGYRYYSKFIAEKIYRLDPNYVTPAHKYKDGVDFVPTNKFVLWGHHFTSVAGAAPIVGPAIAVYWGWLPAFVWVVLGTVFAAGVHDFGALVLSVRNKGQSVGTLANKLIGNRAKVLFLFIILILVLMVNAVFAWVIARLFTLFPASVLSVFIQIPLAVWIGYKVHKKSGNMLLPSLAALATMYFTAILASYVPALQIDFIKYFGGEENIVALGLNGVQMAFFVWIIILMIYVYIASTLPVWKLLQPRDYINSHQLIVGLLILYLGLLFSNPTVTAPVTNSSPDVPWFPLLFITIACGAISGFHGLVSSGTSSKQLNKETDARFVGYLGAVGEGALALIAIIAVVTYFGTTADFSAVYSSFADAGGNGLGTFVNGAAQLATGIGIPETAAATIVSVIVVSFAATTLDTSVRLMRYILSELGAEYNFQPLTKKHVATTVAVVSTAALTLIPEGPNGFGSGGYLIWPLFGTSNQLLAGITLLLISIWLKRQGRNYFFTITPMIFLLFMTLWAMFQQVLFQWNIFTGGESADGLLFSFGLVILIFAVWILLEAFYLFTGKSQNTDIDQSV, encoded by the coding sequence ATGAGTGGTATTGTATTAGCAGCAATAGGTATGCTCGTTTTTGCACTTGGTTATCGTTATTATTCTAAGTTTATTGCTGAGAAGATTTATCGACTCGACCCGAATTATGTCACCCCTGCCCATAAATATAAAGATGGGGTAGACTTTGTCCCTACCAATAAATTCGTATTATGGGGGCACCATTTTACTTCTGTAGCTGGGGCAGCCCCTATTGTTGGACCAGCTATCGCCGTGTATTGGGGATGGCTACCTGCATTCGTATGGGTAGTTTTAGGTACTGTGTTTGCAGCAGGTGTCCATGACTTTGGTGCGTTAGTTTTATCAGTACGTAACAAAGGGCAATCTGTTGGTACACTGGCGAACAAGTTAATTGGAAACAGAGCAAAGGTTTTGTTCTTATTTATCATTTTGATTTTAGTCTTAATGGTTAACGCCGTATTTGCTTGGGTAATTGCGAGATTATTTACTCTATTCCCTGCAAGTGTACTATCTGTATTCATCCAAATTCCTTTAGCAGTTTGGATTGGATATAAGGTACATAAGAAAAGTGGAAACATGTTGCTACCTTCTCTTGCGGCATTAGCAACAATGTACTTTACGGCAATTTTAGCAAGTTATGTTCCAGCACTACAAATTGACTTTATTAAGTACTTCGGTGGCGAGGAGAACATTGTTGCTCTTGGACTGAATGGTGTCCAAATGGCATTCTTCGTCTGGATCATCATTTTAATGATATACGTTTATATTGCGTCTACGTTACCAGTATGGAAGCTGTTACAGCCGAGGGATTATATCAATTCCCATCAATTGATAGTTGGGTTATTGATTTTATATCTAGGGTTATTATTCTCTAACCCAACTGTTACGGCTCCAGTAACGAATTCTTCACCAGATGTACCATGGTTCCCGTTATTATTCATCACCATTGCATGTGGTGCCATTTCAGGATTCCACGGCTTAGTATCATCTGGTACTTCATCTAAGCAGTTAAATAAGGAAACAGATGCACGTTTCGTTGGTTATTTAGGGGCTGTTGGTGAAGGGGCATTAGCGCTAATCGCAATTATTGCGGTAGTTACCTATTTTGGTACAACAGCAGACTTCTCAGCGGTATACTCAAGCTTTGCTGATGCTGGAGGAAATGGTTTAGGTACATTTGTTAACGGTGCTGCTCAGCTAGCAACTGGTATTGGAATTCCGGAAACAGCTGCTGCAACAATTGTATCTGTAATTGTTGTAAGTTTTGCTGCCACAACTCTTGATACCTCTGTACGTTTAATGCGTTACATTTTGTCTGAATTAGGTGCAGAATACAACTTCCAACCATTAACGAAGAAGCACGTAGCAACAACAGTTGCAGTTGTATCTACTGCGGCACTTACATTGATTCCAGAAGGACCAAATGGTTTCGGTTCTGGTGGGTACTTAATTTGGCCACTGTTTGGTACTTCTAACCAACTATTAGCCGGTATCACGTTGTTGCTGATCTCAATTTGGCTGAAACGCCAAGGTCGAAATTACTTCTTCACAATTACACCGATGATATTCCTGCTGTTTATGACACTATGGGCTATGTTCCAGCAAGTGTTGTTCCAGTGGAACATCTTTACCGGTGGTGAATCAGCTGACGGTTTATTGTTCTCATTTGGATTAGTAATTTTAATCTTTGCTGTTTGGATTTTACTAGAAGCGTTTTACCTATTTACAGGAAAATCGCAAAATACAGATATTGACCAGTCAGTGTAA
- a CDS encoding cory-CC-star protein: MGDGKFSIKKLFEYYDEVLSLPHRAEVARELRDEDDLFLLLLFSEMLGVPNPAFYYTLELYPVILEKFHDWHLRMGMDKSPLNGIRCC; the protein is encoded by the coding sequence ATGGGCGATGGGAAATTCTCAATCAAAAAACTGTTCGAGTATTACGACGAAGTATTAAGCTTACCCCATCGGGCAGAGGTAGCACGTGAGTTAAGAGACGAAGATGACTTATTTTTGCTTCTTTTATTTTCCGAAATGCTAGGTGTACCAAATCCTGCATTCTACTATACGTTAGAATTATATCCAGTTATATTAGAAAAATTTCACGATTGGCATTTACGAATGGGAATGGATAAGTCACCGTTAAACGGTATTCGTTGCTGTTAA
- a CDS encoding ArsA family ATPase, whose product MTNILEKKIVFVGGKGGVGKSTSAAALAMASAKQDKKTLLVSTDPAHNVGDIFHQDIGGKVKKIQPNLYALEVDPEIETKKYISTVKSNLKDMVKSTMMDEVHRQLDTLTTSPGTEEAAMFDTLVSIILSESKHFDLIVFDTAPTGHTVRLLSLPELMGVWMDGMLERRKKINENYSQLLNDGEPVDDPIFEVLHERRRKFAEVREILLDETKTGFIFVLIPERLPIVETEKAIKLMANHELHIKHLIVNKIIPQNVDGEFMEKRRMQEQDYLKQIDNTFIGQEILKMPLFEEDISSIEKLEVFSERLRSSMISY is encoded by the coding sequence ATGACAAACATACTAGAAAAGAAAATTGTATTCGTAGGTGGAAAAGGTGGAGTTGGAAAATCGACTTCTGCTGCAGCATTAGCAATGGCATCTGCAAAGCAAGATAAAAAAACGTTACTTGTATCAACCGATCCAGCCCACAATGTTGGAGATATCTTTCATCAAGATATCGGAGGCAAGGTGAAAAAGATTCAACCGAATTTATATGCTTTAGAAGTTGATCCAGAAATAGAAACGAAGAAATATATTAGTACCGTAAAAAGTAATTTGAAAGATATGGTTAAGTCTACGATGATGGACGAAGTACACCGCCAACTTGATACGTTAACAACATCACCAGGAACGGAAGAGGCGGCTATGTTTGATACGTTAGTCTCCATTATTTTGTCGGAAAGTAAACATTTTGATTTGATTGTATTTGATACTGCTCCAACCGGACATACTGTTCGCCTTTTAAGTCTTCCTGAATTAATGGGAGTGTGGATGGACGGAATGTTAGAGCGGAGAAAAAAGATTAACGAAAATTACAGTCAACTGTTAAACGATGGTGAACCAGTTGATGATCCTATATTTGAAGTGTTACACGAAAGAAGAAGAAAGTTCGCGGAAGTGCGAGAGATCCTATTGGATGAAACGAAGACAGGTTTTATTTTTGTTTTAATCCCAGAACGTTTACCAATTGTGGAAACAGAGAAGGCGATAAAACTAATGGCGAATCATGAATTGCATATTAAACATTTAATTGTGAATAAAATTATTCCGCAAAATGTAGATGGGGAATTTATGGAAAAGAGAAGGATGCAAGAGCAAGACTATTTGAAACAAATTGATAATACGTTTATAGGACAAGAGATCTTAAAAATGCCATTGTTTGAGGAAGATATATCGAGTATTGAAAAGTTAGAAGTATTCTCTGAGCGCTTGAGAAGTTCTATGATTTCATATTAA
- a CDS encoding zinc-binding dehydrogenase has protein sequence MNALIHHGPTGLRGVKYGKIDDGQPGKHEVKIKLKSAGINHRDLFVPNRRTAEAQPLVLGSDGAGVVEEVGEEVTNVKVGDKVIINPGIGWRNNSDAPPEEFEILGFPDHGTFAENIVIRAENVVPKPSFLTWEEAGALPLAALTAYRVLFSRANAKADQTIFVPGIGSGVATFLLQFAKAIGARVIVTSRQEAKLQKAKEIGADRVIHTNDNWEQQLADETIDIVIESVGAATFNRSLSVLRKGGTMVTFGASAGDEVQLNIRSFFYGQYSLLGSTMGSHEEFLDMLNFIDKHEIKPIIDSVYPLSKALESLKYLDKGEQFGKIVLDPTI, from the coding sequence TTGAACGCACTTATTCATCATGGACCGACGGGATTAAGAGGAGTCAAATATGGAAAAATAGATGATGGACAACCAGGGAAACATGAAGTGAAAATAAAACTGAAAAGCGCTGGAATTAATCACCGTGACTTATTTGTCCCTAACCGAAGAACAGCTGAAGCCCAACCTTTAGTCCTCGGTTCTGACGGAGCAGGGGTAGTTGAAGAAGTGGGTGAAGAAGTTACGAATGTAAAGGTTGGCGATAAAGTAATCATTAACCCTGGAATTGGCTGGCGTAACAATAGTGATGCCCCACCGGAAGAGTTTGAGATATTAGGTTTCCCAGACCATGGGACATTTGCAGAGAACATTGTCATCAGGGCAGAGAATGTTGTACCAAAACCTTCATTTTTAACATGGGAAGAAGCGGGGGCATTACCGCTAGCGGCTTTAACTGCTTATCGTGTCTTGTTTTCAAGAGCAAACGCAAAAGCTGATCAGACGATTTTTGTTCCGGGTATCGGGAGTGGGGTTGCGACCTTTTTATTGCAATTTGCAAAAGCAATCGGAGCTCGGGTTATTGTAACGAGTCGACAAGAAGCTAAACTGCAAAAAGCGAAAGAAATAGGTGCAGACCGTGTCATTCATACAAACGACAACTGGGAACAACAATTAGCTGATGAGACAATTGATATTGTCATAGAAAGTGTTGGTGCTGCCACATTTAATCGTTCCTTAAGCGTATTACGAAAAGGAGGAACAATGGTCACGTTTGGAGCATCAGCAGGAGACGAAGTACAATTAAATATCAGATCCTTTTTTTACGGCCAATACAGCTTATTAGGGTCCACAATGGGAAGTCATGAAGAGTTCCTTGATATGTTAAATTTCATTGACAAGCATGAGATTAAGCCGATAATTGATTCTGTTTATCCGCTTTCGAAAGCATTAGAATCACTAAAGTATCTTGATAAAGGTGAACAATTCGGGAAAATTGTACTAGATCCTACGATATAA
- the trhA gene encoding PAQR family membrane homeostasis protein TrhA, producing the protein MNLTMREPINTLTHFITFIAGIVGLIVLIVLSRNEPSKLTVMCVYGVSLILLYGASSIYHWVTISPKKLLIFKKIDHISIYIFIAGSYTPVFYYGLESAWRWVMLLAVWILAIIGILLKVWFIHAPRKISTIFYIGLGWVAIIPFGQLIHNLPTTAIMLMIMGGLAYTVGGVIYSFKILDFFPNKFGFHEIFHLFVMAGSVAHFFMIYLFILPM; encoded by the coding sequence ATGAATTTAACTATGCGAGAACCAATTAACACATTAACCCATTTCATCACCTTTATCGCTGGAATTGTCGGGTTGATTGTCCTCATCGTACTATCAAGGAATGAACCTTCTAAGTTAACAGTCATGTGCGTTTACGGAGTTAGCTTAATCCTATTATATGGGGCGAGTTCCATCTATCACTGGGTTACCATTTCCCCTAAAAAACTATTAATCTTCAAAAAAATTGATCACATCTCTATTTATATTTTTATTGCTGGTTCTTATACTCCTGTTTTTTATTACGGCTTAGAAAGTGCGTGGAGATGGGTGATGCTCTTAGCGGTTTGGATATTAGCGATTATTGGTATTCTACTAAAAGTTTGGTTCATTCACGCTCCGAGGAAAATTTCCACTATATTTTATATTGGTCTAGGTTGGGTCGCTATTATCCCTTTCGGCCAACTTATTCACAACTTACCAACAACAGCCATTATGTTAATGATTATGGGCGGTCTCGCTTACACTGTTGGTGGTGTAATTTATTCATTTAAGATTTTAGATTTTTTCCCTAATAAATTTGGCTTTCACGAAATTTTCCATTTATTTGTTATGGCCGGATCAGTTGCCCACTTCTTTATGATTTACCTTTTTATTCTTCCAATGTAA
- a CDS encoding cobalamin-binding protein, translating into MRIVSICPSNTEIVHYLGLTDKLVAVDDYSDWPEQVQHLPKVGPDLNIDIEKVEQLKPDLVMASLSVPGMEKNVQALKERGIPYIVLNPNSLQEIGDDIITVGKYTGTEPRARAVAKKYFAFLHKYKQYAEGIQRPKSLYWEWWPKPVFTPGGRNWLTEVSILAGGKNVFADVNQASVQTTWQDVYNRKPDYICMIWVGVQTDKMNPELMKKREGWNSLHAINKGNILVLDEDLYCRPSPRLLQGISKISALLHPNIFPVYTGKDPLL; encoded by the coding sequence ATGAGGATTGTTTCCATATGTCCAAGTAATACGGAGATTGTACATTATTTAGGCTTAACGGACAAGTTAGTAGCTGTGGACGATTATTCAGATTGGCCAGAACAAGTCCAACATCTACCAAAAGTTGGTCCAGACTTAAATATTGATATAGAAAAGGTGGAACAGCTTAAGCCTGATCTCGTTATGGCTTCCTTAAGTGTTCCAGGTATGGAGAAGAATGTGCAGGCATTAAAGGAAAGGGGGATTCCTTATATTGTATTAAATCCGAACTCATTACAGGAGATTGGCGACGACATAATTACGGTAGGGAAGTATACAGGTACAGAGCCGAGAGCTCGTGCGGTAGCGAAGAAATATTTTGCGTTTCTCCATAAATATAAGCAGTATGCAGAAGGGATACAACGTCCCAAAAGTCTATATTGGGAGTGGTGGCCAAAACCAGTTTTCACCCCCGGAGGTCGAAATTGGTTAACAGAGGTTAGTATCCTTGCCGGTGGCAAAAATGTATTCGCTGACGTGAATCAAGCTAGTGTGCAAACAACGTGGCAAGATGTATACAATCGAAAACCGGATTATATTTGTATGATTTGGGTAGGGGTTCAGACCGATAAGATGAATCCAGAACTTATGAAAAAACGTGAAGGCTGGAACTCTCTACATGCAATAAATAAAGGGAACATACTTGTGTTGGACGAAGATTTATACTGTCGTCCATCTCCACGTTTGTTGCAAGGAATAAGTAAAATTTCTGCTTTATTACATCCGAACATATTCCCGGTGTATACAGGTAAAGACCCGTTGTTATAG
- a CDS encoding AzlC family ABC transporter permease, with product MEAKSIDNTYAEPTILSAIRQGALAGFPLFLGYLPIAVTYGVLASQSGLSLLELTLMSVLVFAGAAQFMGANMIAGGALFLEVVIATFVLNFRHFVMSLSFMNKLQPLPFKWKFFMSFGLTDETFAVSTLNSSEAKKPYGHYYYATLILVSYFAWIGGSFLGGVLGEIIPNQLSQSMGIALYAMFIGLLIPSVKKEWRVGFIAIVSMLLNFALVNVNVSDGWAIVIATVVASFLGVFWLKEENKQ from the coding sequence ATGGAAGCAAAATCGATCGATAATACGTATGCAGAGCCAACAATCCTTTCTGCTATAAGACAAGGTGCATTGGCAGGTTTTCCGCTGTTTCTTGGTTATTTGCCGATTGCAGTTACATATGGTGTGCTGGCATCCCAGTCTGGTTTAAGCTTATTGGAATTAACGTTAATGAGTGTTCTTGTGTTTGCCGGGGCTGCACAATTTATGGGAGCTAATATGATTGCAGGTGGTGCTTTATTTCTTGAAGTTGTCATCGCAACATTTGTATTAAACTTCCGTCACTTTGTCATGAGCTTATCTTTCATGAACAAACTTCAGCCATTACCGTTTAAATGGAAGTTTTTCATGTCCTTCGGGTTAACCGATGAAACGTTTGCTGTTTCCACACTAAATTCCAGTGAAGCGAAAAAACCTTATGGCCATTATTACTATGCAACATTAATTCTCGTCTCTTATTTTGCATGGATTGGTGGTTCATTTCTAGGTGGAGTATTGGGAGAAATCATCCCAAACCAACTAAGTCAAAGTATGGGGATTGCTCTATACGCAATGTTTATCGGGTTACTAATACCATCAGTAAAAAAAGAATGGCGCGTCGGTTTCATTGCAATAGTCAGTATGCTCTTGAATTTTGCCCTTGTAAATGTGAATGTAAGTGACGGGTGGGCAATTGTCATTGCAACAGTTGTAGCAAGCTTTTTAGGTGTCTTTTGGTTAAAGGAGGAAAATAAACAATGA
- a CDS encoding AzlD domain-containing protein, with amino-acid sequence MIMAIIIGMAVVTMVPRFIPAFIVGKVSFPNWVNRWLNAIPYAALGALIFPGIMNVIQDQPFIGLIGGIVAVCIAFFEVNVIFSVLGAIVTVYLLTM; translated from the coding sequence ATGATAATGGCCATTATTATTGGGATGGCAGTTGTAACGATGGTTCCTCGCTTTATCCCAGCATTTATTGTAGGGAAAGTTTCATTTCCAAATTGGGTAAATCGATGGTTGAATGCGATTCCCTATGCAGCTTTAGGAGCGCTTATCTTCCCGGGAATCATGAACGTCATTCAAGATCAACCTTTTATTGGTTTAATTGGAGGAATTGTTGCGGTTTGTATCGCCTTTTTTGAGGTGAATGTCATTTTTTCTGTTTTAGGTGCAATTGTTACCGTCTATTTACTAACAATGTGA
- a CDS encoding transporter, whose product MNAQNFPQQPFDPFYQMFQPPTGVPYGPQQPMQLPSPPTGMPGQGLDFPGQFGSFEGGGPTIQAVDPESFYGCLRRITFVRLTNGSRFWFYPVFIGRRSVAGYRWSSRVQRWVYTGFDTELVESFQCY is encoded by the coding sequence ATGAACGCCCAAAACTTTCCTCAACAACCATTTGATCCATTTTATCAAATGTTTCAACCGCCGACAGGCGTTCCATATGGTCCACAGCAGCCAATGCAATTACCGTCTCCACCGACAGGCATGCCAGGACAAGGACTTGATTTTCCAGGCCAATTTGGTTCATTCGAAGGTGGAGGGCCCACAATACAAGCCGTGGATCCAGAATCCTTTTATGGATGTCTACGTAGAATCACTTTTGTTCGATTAACCAACGGTAGCCGTTTCTGGTTTTACCCCGTTTTTATTGGAAGGAGATCTGTTGCAGGATACAGATGGAGCAGCCGTGTGCAAAGGTGGGTATATACAGGTTTTGATACGGAACTTGTTGAATCGTTCCAATGTTATTAA
- a CDS encoding cation diffusion facilitator family transporter, with product MNENEHLKRGEKGAWLSITAYLVLATAKLIVAYIGDSEALRADGLNNATDIVASVAVLIGLKISRKPPDSDHHYGHTRAESIASLVAAFVMITVGIEVVWNTVSTLLNGETSTPSMLTAYTAIASAFVMLGVYRYNLQLARKIQSSSLYAQSKDNLSDCLVSFGAFVGIIGAQFGAYWLDPVTGVIVGLIICKTAFEIFRDASHTLTDGFDQKELTNIKGSIQEVQGVKKVRDIKARKHGKHILVEATILVNPSLTVEESHEISDNVEDYLDNEFGVTHAHIHIEPYKKKT from the coding sequence ATGAACGAAAATGAACATTTGAAACGCGGAGAAAAAGGTGCTTGGTTAAGTATCACAGCGTACTTAGTCTTAGCTACCGCAAAATTAATAGTAGCTTACATTGGAGACTCGGAGGCTTTACGTGCAGATGGTCTTAATAATGCCACTGACATCGTCGCATCTGTTGCCGTATTAATTGGCCTCAAGATTTCGAGAAAACCACCTGATAGTGATCATCATTATGGTCACACGAGGGCTGAATCGATCGCTTCATTAGTTGCTGCATTTGTCATGATTACGGTAGGTATTGAAGTTGTCTGGAATACAGTTTCAACATTACTAAATGGTGAAACAAGTACGCCATCCATGTTAACAGCGTATACAGCTATTGCTAGTGCTTTTGTCATGCTCGGAGTGTATCGATATAACCTTCAACTCGCCCGTAAAATTCAAAGTAGTTCTTTATATGCTCAGTCAAAGGATAATTTATCGGACTGTTTAGTTAGTTTTGGTGCATTTGTGGGTATTATTGGGGCACAATTTGGAGCGTACTGGTTAGATCCTGTTACGGGGGTAATTGTTGGGCTGATTATTTGTAAAACAGCCTTTGAAATATTTAGGGATGCCAGTCATACTCTTACAGATGGTTTTGATCAAAAAGAGTTAACAAATATTAAAGGAAGTATTCAGGAAGTACAAGGAGTCAAAAAAGTCCGAGATATTAAGGCACGCAAACATGGAAAGCACATCTTAGTTGAGGCAACGATATTAGTTAATCCAAGCTTGACAGTAGAAGAAAGCCATGAAATTTCCGATAATGTCGAGGATTACTTAGATAATGAATTTGGTGTAACACATGCTCATATCCATATAGAACCCTACAAAAAGAAAACATAA